From a single Fusarium fujikuroi IMI 58289 draft genome, chromosome FFUJ_chr03 genomic region:
- a CDS encoding related to acid sphingomyelinase produces MRLLTTLLPCLGVITAVIGTDGEAVVPQGLNENQKTLYTNDWADRIWKQIQSVSSCSGCQGLLLTFKSLANLGDRHFINTLQDVCKKSKVEDADVCDGTIELQGPIIAEALRNVAIGSKTSQHFCVTFLGLCHYPTIDEWEVPVPPDHLHRERPVSSGRDPIKVVHYSDIHVDQLYTEGSSSECNKPICCRPFTENDEPGRTLSPAGPYGEHTCDSPASLEHSMYEAIKKLVPDAAFTIFTGDIIDHSIWNTSWDYNEHQIIRSYEHMDRHLGIVYGTAGNHESHPTNAYQPTSVGDASSWIYDLLAGTWSRWIGHESASTAARIGAYSTKYPNGNLRVISLNTNLLYRGNFWLFQRKMLRDPSGQIDWLVEELHAAEKAGERVYIIGHMPLGDRNAFHDQSNYLNQVVNRYSATIAAMFFGHTHRDHFQITYSDAPGKTFNNALVTSYVGPSLTPMSGMPSFRVYDVDPVTFAVLDATTYSADMTSPTYQTQGPVWEKYYSAKETYGPLTNPPLIDDTAELTASFWHNITEVFERNQTAFDEYMLRLSRGWVQPECTGECRLSQICMLRAARSQDGCDIPTLGSSYHTRMQNVAERDECGISVLQATFSALVAKEGALKILQEILVGLDVKLHG; encoded by the exons ATGCGCTTATTAACAACTCTCCTACCCTGTCTTGGAGTCATAACAGCGGTTATCGGAACTGACGGAGAGGCTGTCGTGCCTCAAGGTCTCAATGAAAACCAAAAGACTTTGTATACGAATGACTGGGCAGATCGAATATGGAAACAAATACAGAGTGTTTCGTCTTGTTCGGGATGTCAG GGCCTTTTATTGACTTTCAAGAGCCTTGCGAATCTGGGTGATCGACACTTTATCAACACACTACAGGACGTGTGCAAAAAGTCAAAG GTCGAGGATGCAGATGTTTGTGATGGAACCATCGAGCTTCAAGGGCCTATTATAGCCGAGGCGTTGAGAAACGTTGCCATCGGTTCAAAGACTTCGCAGCATTTTTGCGTAACATTTCTAGGTCTCTGCCACTATCCTACTATAGACGAATGGGAAGTCCCTGTGCCTCCTGACCACTTGCACCGAGAGCGTCCAGTCTCGAGCGGAAGGGATCCTATCAAAGTTGTTCACTATTCCGATATACATGTTGACCAGCTCTACACTGAAGGGTCGAGTTCAGAGTGTAACAAACCCATATGCTGCAG ACCTTTCACAGAAAATGACGAGCCTGGGAGAACGTTATCCCCGGCTGGACCATATGGGGAGCATACTTGCGactctcctgcttctcttgaGCATAGCATGTATGAAGCAATCAAAAAGTTGGTACCCGACGCTGCTTTCACGATTTTTACCGGAGACATTATCGATCATTCAATCTGGAACACATCTTGGGACTATAATGAGCACCAAA TTATTCGGTCATATGAGCATATGGATAGACATCTCGGTATAGTCTACGGAACAGCTGGCAACCACGAGTCTCATCCCACGAACGCCTACCAGCCTACTTCCGTCGGCGATGCATCCTCGTGGATCTACGACCTTCTCGCAGGGACATGGTCTCGTTGGATCGGGCACGAATCAGCCTCTACAGCAGCAAGAATCGGCGCTTATTCAACAAAATATCCCAATGGTAACTTGCGCGTTATCTCTCTCAACACAAATCTGCTTTATCGTGGGAACTTCTGGCTTTTTcagaggaagatgctgcgCGATCCCAGCGGCCAGATCGATTggcttgttgaagaactcCACGCTGCTGAGAAAGCCGGAGAGCGTGTCTATATTATTGGGCACATGCCGCTGGGCGACCGGAATGCATTCCACGATCAGTCGAATTACCTGAACCAGGTAGTGAACCGATACTCAGCAACCATCGCAGCCATGTTCTTTGGCCACACTCACAGAGATCACTTTCAGATTACGTACAGTGATGCTCCGGGCAAGACCTTCAACAATGCTCTAGTAACATCATATGTCGGCCCCTCACTCACGCCCATGTCAGGAATGCCCTCTTTTCGTGTCTACGATGTTGATCCCGTGACGTTCGCTGTCCTCGATGCAACTACTTACAGCGCCGACATGACGTCTCCTACGTACCAGACTCAAGGCCCCGTGTGGGAAAAGTATTATTCTGCAAAGGAGACATATGGCCCACTCACGAACCCTCCCCTAATCGACGATACAGCGGAGCTCACCGCTTCATTCTGGCACAACATCACCGAGGTCTTCGAGAGGAATCAGACGGCCTTTGATGAGTACATGCTACGTCTCAGTAGAGGCTGGGTACAGCCAGAATGCACCGGCGAATGTCGGTTGTCGCAGATCTGTATGCTACGAGCGGCACGAAGCCAGGATGGCTGTGACATACCAACACTAGGTTCCTCATACCATACAAGGATGCAAAATGTTGCAGAAAGAGATGAGTGTGGCATCTCGGTTTTACAAGCGACTTTTTCAGCCTTGGTGGCCAAGGAGGGAGCTTTGAAGATTCTGCAAGAGATTTTGGTAGGCCTGGATGTGAAGTTGCATGGATGA
- a CDS encoding PET127-like protein, with protein MLRLRRGIPPAATFAHICRPHLRCPRQCSPLRLFATETRPDDTSIPTPKPAPDSEDVLNSTKTASEKTGKGAKVAERKKEGKKRRAARLEVKGSTEGTTENDISDALAVAKRVYGIDKSKKKKKTKGSKPRSPNEQQRTDKADSSEATSGVVDQQTGAWASLKEKLQQVLATEPSKDQTAPQEDHTTPSPELDQHTIANSHETELSAAAPPLKKKSKTVKRQKKALPPVYTIKPQYLKLKAVEEESRRSVPKLAHQLDKVLFNGGPYQLQDQRTRVYNFDPYLASIMPVDEFDFDALKEYVTSSKDSRLTDLCAKYKKKYCGSTSSMTAMLSQFHFLLSAWRPLSFRHLSRSFEVEYDTFTVLTRGPAAAFARYKDGVYAIDADKEFDTANVLSMLGKSMEKLLTLKKPHFEKYRRSRSHELSEEEKNADEAFHFSTLGDFMMRSQLDAHDPRLPGTGMFDLKTRAVVSIRMDVGGYQKGVGYEIRSRFGTWESFEREYYDMIRAAFLKYSLQVRMGRMDGIFVAFHNTQRIFGFQYISLEEMDEALHGTANRSVGDEEFKVSVKLLNDLLDRATKRFPKKSLRLHIETRPTNPPLTYFFAEPVSDEEIQKTQEKGSEAVAMFKNNMLRIPQDEENSRMNDEAEPQTKKDTQKLSSTERQKSWDEMMAKVDQTVEDDAAGLDSVREAIEQALEQSGLLTGKPELERETYINELVEALAEELKDNKEAASELEDTAQMGLAEDDALNTSESSSETEDALLPSIEASEGDNSNNDVYSKDVEYAGKETEPGLTEDVETRAEDEGHSSILSDAVDGTDISLNSDDSADATLKDLIIKFAQGVDNNQSNLGTFERVLSELVRDQKEPASEVDESNTATIDVSPTESVKTSGADKPSLTEEERSDEESDSIPKKDILGLYVTVRNMVDGEVVERISCADQEEPINWKVEYTVVELQADRARKILKELKKRRKKALVSTPEDREREWHRMWGGTLPERTEAGRKYRDSVMQREEQTGVKLAWEADARNKTNMNKRKEAHSRKGSEKRGRSKEKTKTKKGEKTSPIKE; from the coding sequence ATGCTTCGACTACGGCGTGGGATACCCCCTGCGGCCACGTTTGCGCATATCTGCCGGCCCCATCTACGATGCCCGCGACAATGCTCACCCCTCCGGTTATTTGCGACAGAGACTCGCCCGGACGACACTTCAATTCCCACGCCGAAACCCGCCCCTGATTCCGAAGATGTGCTCAATTCAACGAAGACCGCCTCGGAAAAGACTGGAAAGGGAGCGAAAGTCGCggaaaggaaaaaagagggcaaaaagagaagagctgCTCGTCTTGAAGTAAAAGGATCTACAGAGGGGACTACTGAAAACGATATCAGTGATGCATTGGCTGTGGCTAAGAGAGTCTATGGTATCGACAAGtcgaagaaaaagaagaaaaccaAGGGATCCAAGCCAAGGAGTCCAAACGAACAACAGAGGACTGATAAAGCTGACTCATCAGAGGCCACCTCTGGGGTAGTTGATCAGCAGACTGGTGCCTGGGCATCACTGAAAGAGAAGTTGCAACAAGTGCTGGCTACAGAACCTTCGAAAGACCAGACCGCcccccaagaagatcataCCACTCCCTCTCCCGAACTGGATCAGCATACCATAGCAAACAGCCATGAGACAGAGCTCAGTGCAGCAGCTCCAccgttgaagaagaagtcgaagacTGTcaaaaggcagaagaaggctttgCCTCCAGTTTACACCATCAAGCCCCAATACCTCAAGCTGAaagcagttgaagaagaatccAGGAGAAGCGTCCCCAAGCTAGCCCATCAGCTGGACAAGGTTCTTTTCAATGGCGGACCCtaccaacttcaagatcagcgGACCCGGGTTTACAACTTTGACCCATACCTTGCTTCAATTATGCCcgttgatgagtttgatTTCGACGCTCTGAAAGAGTATGTGACATCCTCCAAGGACAGTCGGTTGACAGACTTGTGTGCCAAATATAAGAAGAAGTACTGTGGTTCAACATCTAGTATGACGGCCATGCTCTCTCAGTTCCACTTTCTTCTCTCAGCGTGGAGACCCTTGAGTTTCAGACACTTATCCCGCTCTTTCGAGGTCGAGTATGATACGTTCACCGTGCTGACCCGAGGTCCTGCTGCCGCATTCGCCCGTTATAAAGACGGTGTGTATGCTATCGACGCCGACAAAGAATTCGACACAGCCAACGTTCTGAGCATGCTCGGGAAATCAATGGAAAAACTTCTCACTCTCAAAAAACCCCACTTCGAAAAGTACAGGAGAAGCCGTTCGCATGAGTTAtccgaagaggagaagaatgccGATGAAGCATTCCATTTCTCCACACTGGGTGATTTTATGATGCGGTCGCAGCTGGATGCTCATGATCCACGACTTCCAGGAACAGGCATGTTTGATCTGAAAACCCGTGCAGTAGTTTCCATCCGCATGGATGTTGGAGGCTATCAAAAAGGTGTTGGATATGAGATTCGTAGCCGTTTCGGTACTTGGGAGTCTTTCGAACGTGAGTATTACGACATGATCAGAGCGGCGTTCCTCAAGTATTCTTTGCAAGTGCGCATGGGCCGAATGGATGGTATATTCGTTGCGTTCCATAACACACAACGAATATTTGGTTTTCAGTATATTAGTCTCGAGGAAATGGACGAGGCTCTTCATGGAACTGCGAACCGCAGTGTGGGAGACGAGGAGTTTAAAGTCAGTGTCAAACTCTTGAACGATCTTTTGGACAGAGCTACGAAGCGTTTCCCTAAAAAGTCACTTCGTTTACACATCGAGACTCGGCCAACAAACCCCCCTCTCACTTATTTCTTCGCCGAGCCTGTcagcgatgaagagatcCAAAAAACCCAGGAGAAGGGGAGTGAAGCCGTGGCTATGTTTAAAAACAACATGTTGCGTATTCCACAGGATGAAGAGAACAGCCGAATGAATGACGAAGCTGAGCCCCAGACTAAGAAAGATACTCAAAAGCTATCATCGACCGAAAGACAGAAGTCgtgggatgagatgatggccAAGGTCGACCAAACTGTGGAGGATGACGCCGCCGGCTTGGATAGTGTGCGAGAGGCCATCGAGCAAGCTCTTGAGCAGAGTGGTTTGCTGACTGGGAAGCCCGAGCTGGAGAGAGAAACCTACATCAACGAACTTGTTGAGGCTCTGGCCGAAGAGCTGAAGGACAACAAAGAAGCAGCTAGTGAACTTGAAGACACAGCTCAGATGGGATTAGCAGAAGACGACGCACTGAATACGAGTGAATCCTCTTCTGAAACCGAGGATGCACTGCTCCCATCCATTGAGGCATCTGAAGGCGACAATTCCAACAATGACGTGTATTCTAAAGATGTGGAATACGCTGGTAAAGAGACAGAGCCTGGCCTCaccgaagatgtcgagactAGGGCTGAGGATGAAGGGCATAGTTCCATACTTAGCGACGCTGTCGATGGAACTGACATCTCATTAAACAGCGACGACTCAGCAGATGCTACTCTCAAGGACCTTATCATCAAGTTTGCTCAAGGTGTTGACAACAACCAGAGCAATCTGGGGACATTTGAACGAGTTTTGTCGGAATTGGTGCGAGACCAGAAGGAGCCGGCTAGCGAGGTTGATGAAAGCAACACAGCCACCATTGACGTTTCTCCAACAGAATCTGTGAAGACCTCTGGAGCAGACAAACCCTCActgacagaagaagaaagatccGACGAAGAAAGTGACAGCATACCAAAGAAGGACATTCTTGGTTTGTATGTCACAGTCCGCAACATGGTCGACGGCGAGGTCGTGGAACGTATCTCGTGCGCCGACCAAGAGGAACCAATCAACTGGAAAGTGGAATACACCGTCGTGGAGCTTCAAGCAGACAGAGCGCGTAAAATTTTGAAGGAACTCAAGAAGCGCAGGAAGAAGGCGCTTGTATCAACCCCTGAGGATCGTGAGAGGGAATGGCACAGAATGTGGGGGGGAACGCTACCAGAACGCACAGAAGCTGGGAGGAAGTATAGAGACTCGGTCATGCAGAGGGAGGAGCAGACAGGCGTTAAGCTTGCATGGGAAGCTGACGCAAGAAATAAGACTAACATGAATAAGCGGAAAGAGGCGCATTCGCGTAAGGGCTCGGAAAAGAGAGGTCGGTCGAAGGAGAaaacgaagacgaagaaggggGAAAAGACATCTCCGATAAAGGAGTAG
- a CDS encoding related to proteins containing regions of low-complexity has product MGASDSKLVFKRGIFRLSEERHIPADDAYWTSFWELPESSEDVFSLFTPADIRRTRDRALENLETLILAITSRLFILRHHPSFPDPELAPEREALNCIRVLTRILPYLYEKESLSDWEQQFFWAQRRKRTRHGAIANEILFDEAQEAERKTQTAEFEEVKPLAEELVDTLVDLLFFSDLTLPRQPNGRPKVSYAIWQSGVGCNTAVATTKEYESSRSEILRLLLTLSGQSLYMTAGVLPQNGVRTLTHLCACPDKQVVLSVLCSLLNTTLKYNPATWRVPYNTLVFKDGKQMLVTYSLQFLLVLLLYPIPENPSNPSPKHSYRHFLGRLHRPQDFQFIVDGMTRILNQPLQEKTSYLPGSQSPGHFAPEILMLFWEILQCNKRFRSFIVDTERAHDFVVLALFYALEYKNDATKQGVVRMCAFLLQTLSVETNFGVNLNKYFEGQESLPTSIRVPGFRGTYADFLIHSIYNLITTSQGKLSAIYPALLAVINNIAPYLEGLSSTSSAKLMQLFSSMSSPSFLLANETNHALLHSLLESISSILENKYPKNPELVFAILKNKKRVEALRSFTLESGQEEIERRNRRRKDSGHHFDPFDAASVRSSVDSLRSPNSAQPRHSSLEEVPEDGAFAIGDDDDDDDDDDDNDDSDDEEQQETPARSTSSEAPSRRSSIPNVEDAVPTQLRGMSEKARGKMPAGVPTFSRQNSTTSLGGRSISGQSQAGAFEPSAHWIDSWLLELPLHTILAVIQQVSALLPRQELAADMPTPETLRRISGVHVVGIEPSAPRVHSFEWSQLALGWYESLLWGVIFTTEMQVSRGTMGIWNGTAIKLFRVQETAPEGPTLTSPRGAVDAVGSNIVSRIGQINLRGGPQGSSQAPQRNN; this is encoded by the exons ATGGGCGCGAGTGATTCAAAGCTCGTTTTCAAACGGGGCATTTTTCGTTTATCAGAAGAACGGCATATCCCAGCGGATGATGCATACTGGACCTCT TTTTGGGAGCTTCCTGAGTCTTCTGAGGATGTCTTTAGTTTATTCACACCTGCCGACATTCGAAGAACTCGGGATCGAGCACTCGAAAACCTAGAAACCCTCATCCTAGCCATCACTTCTCGTCTATTCATACTACGTCATCACCCATCTTTCCCTGATCCCGAACTTGCTCCAGAACGCGAGGCTTTGAACTGTATCCGAGTACTCACACGTAtcctgccttacctatacGAGAAGGAATCTCTCAGTGACTGGGAGCAACAATTTTTTTGGGCTCAACGAAGGAAACGCACTCGGCACGGGGCTATCGCGAACGAGATCCTCTTTGACGAAGCTCAGGAGGCTGAGCGCAAGACGCAAACTGCCGAGTTCGAGGAGGTCAAGCCACTTGCTGAAGAGCTGGTAGACACGCTGGTCGATTTGCTATTCTTTTCTGATCTTACTTTACCACGACAACCCAATGGCCGACCGAAAGTTAGCTATGCGATTTGGCAGAGTGGGGTGGGTTGCAACACAGCTGTTGCAACAACAAAAGAATATGAAAGCAGTCGATCAGAGATTCTGCGGCTTCTCTTGACGCTTTCTGGCCAGAGCCTGTACATGACTGCTGGTGTCCTGCCACAGAATGGCGTACGGACGTTGACACACTTATGTGCTTGTCCAGACAAGCAAGTCGTGCTCTCTGTGCTTTGTTCCCTACTCAACACA ACGTTGAAATACAACCCTGCTACGTGGCGCGTACCTTATAACACCCTTGTATTCAAGGACGGCAAGCAGATGCTTGTGACATACTCACTGCAGTTCCTCTTGGTGCTCTTGTTGTACCCTATTCCTGAGAACCCATCGAACCCATCGCCTAAACACTCTTATCGTCACTTTCTAGGTCGACTCCACCGGCCGCAAGATTTTCAGTTTATTGTGGACGGGATGACTCGAATTCTAAACCAACCACTTCAAGAGAAGACTTCATATCTTCCAGGTTCTCAGTCACCCGGCCACTTTGCCCCTGAAATACTGATGTTATTCTGGGAGATCCTTCAATGCAACAAAAGGTTTCGATCTTTCATCGTGGACACCGAAAGAGCGCATGATTTTGTTGTCCTAGCCCTCTTCTATGCTCTTGAGTATAAGAACGATGCTACCAAGCAAGGAGTTGTGCGCATGTGCGCTTTCTTGCTCCAGACTCTAAGCGTGGAGACTAACTTTGGCGTCAACTTGAACAAGTACTTCGAGGGGCAGGAGAGTCTACCAACGTCTATTCGAGTACCGGGATTCCGAGGGACCTATGCGGACTTTCTTATCCACTCAATTTACAATCTGATCACTACAAGTCAAGGGAAGCTATCGGCAATATACCCAGCTCTGTTGGCGGTGATCAATAACATCGCACCTTATCTTGAGGGGCTGAGCAGCACTAGCAGCGCAAAACTGATGCAGCTGTTCTCTTCCATGTCCTCCCCTTCGTTTCTACTTGCAAATGAGACTAATCACGCTCTGCTCCACTCACTGCTGGAATCTATTAGCTCAATACTGGAGAACAAATACCCAAAGAATCCTGAGTTAGTATTTGCTATCCTCAAAAACAAGAAGAGGGTCGAAGCCCTGCGCTCATTCACTCTGGAGAGTGGCCAAGAGGAAATTgagagaagaaacagaagaagaaaggattCTGGACACCATTTTGATCCATTCGATGCTGCATCTGTGCGCAGCTCAGTTGACAGCTTGAGGAGTCCAAACAGCGCCCAGCCACGGCACTCGTCATTGGAAGAAGTTCCAGAAGACGGTGCCTTCGCGATTggagacgacgacgatgatgatgacgacgatgacgacaacgatgatagtgatgatgaggaacaGCAAGAGACTCCTGCGCGGTCAACGTCAAGTGAAGCCCCGTCCCGGAGGTCATCGATCCCCAACGTTGAGGATGCCGTCCCAACTCAATTGCGAGGGATGTCCGAGAAGGCTCGTGGCAAGATGCCAGCGGGTGTTCCCACCTTCTCGCGGCAAAacagcaccaccagcctAGGCGGGCGCTCGATATCAGGACAATCACAGGCAGGGGCATTTGAGCCTTCGGCCCACTGGATCGACAGCTGGCTGCTCGAACTGCCTCTCCACACAATCCTGGCAGTCATTCAACAAGTGTCTGCCCTCTTGCCGCGACAAGAATTAGCAGCCGATATGCCAACACCAGAAACACTACGACGAATTTCAGGTGTCCATGTTGTTGGCATTGAGCCATCAGCTCCCCGTGTACATTCTTTTGAATGGTCCCAGCTCGCGTTGGGTTGGTATGAGTCTCTGTTGTGGGGGGTTATCTTTACAACCGAGATGCAGGTTTCCAGAGGAACTATGGGCATATGGAATGGTACCGCTATCAAGCTTTTCAGGGTCCAAGAAACAGCCCCAGAGGGTCCAACACTGACATCCCCTCGAGGGGCTGTTGACGCTGTCGGTAGTAACATTGTCTCACGGATAGGGCAGATCAACCTCCGGGGCGGGCCGCAGGGAAGCAGCCAGGCGCCACAGCGAAACAATTAA
- a CDS encoding related to epoxide hydrolase, translating to MSQQQPGDSGDEVQPYRIRVSSKYLDITRQKLELTRLPHEPRSKDWWEPKPQVESLVDFWQESFSWQNHEEELNQTLPQFRTSFQTSTSSTPVRLHFIHARSPHANAVPLLLIPPFPLTNLSLGHLVQPLSDPEDAGTNQPFHVVIPALPGLGFSDALPSNTPPVSTTAQLLDSLMKRLSYEHYVGSNAGSASISPAAIDWRLARHLSIHYSESCLGFHFIAPPLTCPTLSGSASEWLKWKLARLLGSSILGYSKDDLSAIQKQKTPQMSKKKSAVSLGQQSRSDFEPNTPSYALCDSPTGLLLYVLKLLRTLGPKKELTPKDIITLTCLIWLPGPEAALRFWAQCASEIEPVEEKRTTKKPKVAITVFTGDEDQAEQQRTLPRPAKIMYSCPGWANREYHIVHLNRAPGTPGFLAWDRQDVIVEGARGLVKAILAKDKRMQVAEQPGAVLQDQLEVQDGRIAQADLSGTTVQDPNASPGEGLPKTGVQKPAGDDHQHLVPPQAAIHGGTH from the exons ATGTCTCAACAGCAACCCGGAGACTCCGGCGATGAGGTCCAGCCTTATCGTATCCGT GTATCAAGCAAGTATCTTGATATCACGCGACAGAAACTAGAGCTCACCCGGCTGCCTCATGAGCCTCGTTCAAAAGATTGGTGGGAGCCAAAGCCTCAAGTTGAGTCTCTTGTTGACTTTTG GCAAGAATCATTCTCATGGCAGAATCACGAAGAAGAGCTGAACCAAACTCTTCCCCAGTTCAGAACAAGTTTTCAAACTTCCACTTCATCAACGCCAGTCCGGCTGCATTTTATTCATGCCCGTTCTCCTCATGCTAACGCTGTTCCTTTGCTCTTAATACCCCCTTTCCCCTTGACCAACCTGTCGCTAGGTCACCTGGTTCAGCCGTTGAGTGATCCTGAAGACGCTGGTACAAACCAGCCGTTTCATGTTGTGATTCCGGCCTTGCCCGGCCTGGGTTTCAGCGATGCTCTTCCTTCTAATACACCTCCTGTTTCTACAACAGCTCAGCTACTGGATagcttgatgaagagattaTCATACGAACATTACGTTGGAAGTAACGCCGGCTCTGCTTCAATTTCGCCTGCTGCTATTGATTGGAGACTGGCCCGGCACCTCTCAATTCACTATTCAGAGTCATGCCTGGGATTTCATTTTATTGCACCTCCTCTGACATGCCCTACACTCTCGGGCTCGGCCAGTGAGTGGTTAAAATGGAAACTTGCTCGACTCTTAGGCTCTTCAATTTTGGGCTACTCCAAGGACGACCTCTCGGCTATACAGAAGCAGAAGACGCCGCAgatgagcaagaagaagtctgCTGTTAGCCTGGGACAGCAAAGTCGCAGTGACTTTGAACCAAACACGCCGTCATATGCGCTGTGTGACTCTCCGACAGGCCTCCTCCTCTATGTGCTGAAACTGCTCCGGACTCTTGGTCCCAAGAAGGAACTCACACCTAAAgacatcatcactctcactTGTCTCATATGGCTACCTGGCCCTGAGGCTGCTCTGCGATTCTGGGCTCAATGCGCGTCAGAGATCGAGCCTGTGGAGGAAAAGAGGACGACTAAGAAACCAAAGGTTGCCATTACCGTTTTCACTGGAGACGAGGATCAGGCTGAGCAGCAACGAACACTCCCACGACCTGCAAAGATCATGTACTCTTGCCCTGGCTGGGCTAACAGGGAGTATCACATCGTGCACCTCAACCGAGCCCCTGGAACTCCAGGTTTCTTGGCTTGGGACCGGCAAGATGTGATAGTTGAAGGGGCGCGCGGTCTAGTGAAAGCAATATTGGCAAAGGATAAAAGGATGCAAGTTGCTGAACAACCTGGGGCTGTTCTTCAGGATCAGCTCGAAGTGCAGGATGGCCGAATAGCTCAAGCAGATCTGTCTGGAACAACAGTCCAGGATCCGAACGCCAGTCCGGGTGAGGGGCTTCCTAAAACTGGTGTACAGAAACCAGCAGGGGACgatcatcaacaccttgTCCCTCCGCAAGCAGCTATACACGGAGGTACTCATTGA